In one window of Thermus oshimai DSM 12092 DNA:
- the rpmI gene encoding 50S ribosomal protein L35 codes for MPKVKTHKGAKKRVKVTASGKVVAMKTGKRHLNWHKSGSEIRQKGRKFVLAEAEAERIRLLLPYE; via the coding sequence ATGCCGAAGGTGAAGACCCACAAGGGCGCCAAGAAGCGGGTAAAGGTGACCGCTTCGGGCAAGGTGGTGGCCATGAAGACCGGGAAGCGCCACCTGAACTGGCACAAGTCCGGCAGCGAGATCCGCCAGAAGGGGCGGAAGTTCGTCCTGGCCGAGGCGGAGGCGGAGCGGATCCGGCTCCTCCTGCCTTACGAGTGA
- the infC gene encoding translation initiation factor IF-3 translates to MKEYLTNERIRAKQVRVIGPDGQQLGIMDTREALRLAREQDLDLVLVGPTADPPVARIMDYSKWRYEQQVAEKEARKKAKRTEVKSIKFRVKIDNHDYQTKLGHIKRFLEEGHKVKVTIMFRGREVSHPELGQRLLERVAEDLKGLAVVEMKPELLGRDMNMLLAPAKVSA, encoded by the coding sequence ATAAAGGAGTACCTGACCAACGAACGCATCCGCGCCAAACAGGTCCGGGTCATCGGCCCGGACGGCCAGCAGCTCGGCATCATGGACACCCGGGAGGCCCTGCGCCTGGCCCGGGAGCAGGACCTGGACCTGGTCCTGGTGGGCCCCACCGCCGACCCCCCGGTGGCCCGGATCATGGACTACTCCAAGTGGCGCTACGAGCAGCAGGTGGCCGAGAAGGAGGCCCGGAAGAAGGCCAAGCGCACGGAGGTCAAGTCCATCAAGTTCCGGGTCAAGATAGACAACCACGATTATCAGACCAAGCTGGGCCATATCAAGCGCTTCCTGGAGGAGGGCCACAAGGTTAAGGTGACCATCATGTTCCGGGGGCGGGAGGTGTCCCACCCGGAGCTGGGCCAGCGCCTCCTGGAGCGGGTGGCGGAGGACCTTAAGGGCCTGGCCGTGGTGGAGATGAAGCCCGAGCTTCTGGGCCGGGACATGAACATGCTCCTGGCCCCGGCCAAGGTTTCCGCCTAG
- a CDS encoding enoyl-CoA hydratase/isomerase family protein, translated as MVQVEEGRVAKVFLNDPDRRNPLSPPLVEGLLEALEALEGDQGVRAVVLGARGPAFSAGADLAFLERVTEMGAEENYAHSLSLLRLFHRVYTYPKPTVAAVQGPAVAGGAGLALACDLVVMEEGARIGFTEVKIGFVAALVSVLLVRAVGEKVAKDLLLTGRLLETEEAKALGLANRVAPQGRGLEEAVALAEGVAENAPTSLRLTKELLSALPGMGLEEGFRLAALANAWVRETGDLKEGIRAFFEKRKPQF; from the coding sequence ATGGTCCAGGTGGAAGAAGGGCGCGTGGCCAAGGTCTTTCTGAACGATCCGGACCGCAGGAACCCCCTCTCCCCTCCCCTGGTGGAGGGGCTTCTGGAGGCCCTGGAGGCCCTGGAGGGGGACCAGGGGGTGCGGGCCGTGGTCCTGGGGGCGAGAGGGCCCGCCTTCAGCGCGGGGGCCGACCTGGCCTTTTTGGAGCGGGTGACGGAGATGGGGGCCGAGGAGAACTACGCCCACTCCCTCTCCCTCCTCCGCCTCTTCCACCGGGTCTACACCTACCCCAAGCCCACGGTGGCCGCGGTGCAGGGCCCCGCGGTGGCGGGGGGGGCGGGGCTGGCCCTGGCCTGCGACCTGGTGGTCATGGAGGAGGGGGCGAGGATCGGGTTCACGGAGGTCAAGATCGGCTTCGTGGCCGCCCTGGTCTCCGTCCTCCTGGTGCGGGCCGTGGGGGAGAAGGTGGCCAAGGACCTCCTCCTCACGGGGAGGCTCCTCGAGACGGAAGAGGCCAAGGCCTTGGGGCTTGCGAACCGGGTGGCCCCCCAGGGGCGGGGCCTGGAGGAGGCGGTGGCGTTGGCCGAGGGCGTGGCGGAGAACGCCCCCACCTCCTTGCGCCTCACCAAGGAGCTCCTTTCCGCCCTCCCGGGGATGGGCCTCGAGGAGGGCTTCCGCCTGGCCGCCTTGGCCAACGCCTGGGTGCGGGAGACGGGGGACCTGAAGGAGGGCATAAGGGCCTTCTTTGAGAAGCGGAAACCCCAGTTTTAA
- a CDS encoding glutamine--tRNA ligase/YqeY domain fusion protein, with protein sequence MGVAPESFITEIVEKDLREGRYEALRTRFPPEPNGYLHIGHARSIVLNFGLALDFGGECNLRFDDTNPETEKEEYARAIEEDVRWLGFTPTRVLYASDYFDQMYECALTLIREGKAYVDDLSEEEMSALRAEGKPSPYRERSVEENLDLFQRMAQGEFPTGSRVLRAKIDPAHPNFKLRDPVLYRIVHAPHYHAGDRWVIYPMYDFAHPLEDFIEGITHSLCTLEFENNRAIYDWVIENLKGKCGLPEAPRPYQYEFARLDLTYTVLSKRKLIKLVEGGYVSGWDDPRLPTLRALRRRGVRPEAIRTFIHKTGVSRHEARVEMELLEEVIRDDLNPLAPRVLGVLDPLEVVLTNYEGEEWIEAPYWPRDIPKEGSRLLPFSDRIYIEQSDFSLDPPKGWKRFAPGQRVRLRHAYVMELEEVVEEGGEVKLLKARILPETLGQNPADGVRPKGVIHWVSARHALPAEFRLYNRLFLREDPEEGGDFLKNLNPKALEVKRGYVEPSVAKDPKDTRYQLERLGYFWQDPVDSRPDRLVFNRIVPLKEGYRT encoded by the coding sequence ATGGGCGTCGCCCCCGAGAGCTTCATCACCGAGATCGTGGAAAAAGACCTCCGGGAAGGCCGGTACGAGGCCCTTCGCACCCGCTTCCCCCCGGAGCCCAACGGCTACCTGCACATCGGCCACGCCCGGAGCATCGTCTTAAACTTCGGCCTGGCCCTGGACTTCGGCGGGGAGTGCAACCTCCGCTTTGACGACACCAACCCTGAGACGGAAAAGGAGGAGTACGCCCGGGCCATCGAGGAGGACGTGCGCTGGCTGGGCTTCACCCCCACCAGGGTCCTTTACGCCTCGGACTACTTTGACCAGATGTACGAGTGCGCCCTCACCCTCATTCGCGAAGGGAAGGCCTACGTGGACGACCTTTCCGAGGAGGAGATGAGCGCGCTCAGGGCTGAGGGGAAACCGAGCCCCTACCGGGAGCGGAGCGTGGAGGAAAACCTGGATCTATTCCAGCGCATGGCCCAGGGGGAGTTCCCCACCGGAAGCCGGGTCCTGCGGGCCAAGATCGACCCCGCCCACCCCAACTTCAAGCTGCGGGACCCCGTGCTCTACCGCATCGTCCACGCCCCCCACTACCACGCGGGGGACCGCTGGGTGATTTACCCCATGTACGACTTCGCCCACCCCCTGGAGGACTTCATTGAGGGGATCACCCACTCCCTCTGCACCCTGGAGTTTGAGAACAACCGGGCGATCTACGACTGGGTGATTGAAAACCTGAAGGGGAAGTGCGGCCTCCCCGAGGCCCCGAGGCCCTACCAGTACGAGTTCGCCCGCCTGGACCTCACCTACACCGTCCTCTCCAAACGGAAGCTCATCAAGCTGGTGGAGGGGGGGTACGTCTCGGGTTGGGACGACCCCCGCCTCCCCACCCTCCGGGCCCTGAGGCGCCGGGGGGTGCGGCCCGAGGCCATCCGGACCTTTATTCACAAAACCGGCGTTTCCCGCCACGAGGCCCGGGTGGAGATGGAGCTTTTGGAAGAGGTCATCCGGGACGACCTGAACCCCCTCGCCCCGAGGGTCCTTGGGGTGCTGGACCCCCTGGAGGTGGTCCTCACCAACTACGAGGGGGAGGAATGGATTGAAGCCCCCTACTGGCCCCGGGACATCCCCAAGGAGGGAAGCCGCCTTCTGCCCTTCTCGGACCGGATCTACATTGAGCAAAGCGACTTCAGCCTGGACCCCCCGAAGGGCTGGAAACGCTTCGCCCCGGGGCAGCGGGTGCGCCTGCGCCACGCCTACGTGATGGAGCTTGAGGAGGTGGTGGAGGAAGGCGGGGAGGTAAAGCTCCTCAAAGCCCGCATCCTCCCCGAGACCCTGGGCCAGAACCCGGCGGACGGGGTGAGGCCCAAGGGGGTGATCCACTGGGTCTCCGCCCGGCACGCCCTGCCCGCGGAGTTCCGCCTATATAACCGCCTCTTCCTCAGGGAGGACCCCGAGGAGGGGGGGGACTTTCTCAAGAATCTGAACCCGAAGGCCCTCGAGGTCAAGCGGGGCTACGTTGAGCCCAGCGTGGCCAAGGACCCCAAGGACACCCGCTACCAGCTGGAGAGGCTCGGCTACTTCTGGCAGGACCCCGTGGACTCGAGGCCGGACCGCCTGGTCTTCAACCGCATCGTGCCCCTGAAGGAGGGGTACAGGACCTAA
- a CDS encoding DUF3234 domain-containing protein, protein MEPDLSGVWYVLEGEPGEHLVVEALGRRLSGVWTEEALAQGFLAHHPHLGMRVSPLGSRALKEAFLRALGLLGVEAVLVDYRPGAHRARVVEVGDLLKEVQNA, encoded by the coding sequence GTGGAGCCGGATCTTTCCGGGGTGTGGTACGTCTTGGAGGGGGAGCCGGGGGAGCACCTGGTGGTGGAGGCCCTGGGGCGGAGGCTTTCCGGGGTGTGGACTGAGGAGGCCCTGGCCCAAGGCTTCCTGGCCCACCACCCCCACCTCGGCATGCGGGTGAGCCCCTTGGGGAGCCGGGCCCTGAAGGAGGCCTTCCTGAGGGCCTTGGGGCTTCTTGGGGTGGAGGCGGTCTTGGTGGACTACCGGCCCGGGGCCCACCGGGCCCGGGTGGTGGAGGTGGGGGATCTCTTGAAGGAGGTTCAAAATGCGTAA